AAACCTTTCCCACCATCCATTAGGTACACCAAATTCCTGTGTATCTTGCAACAAATTTAAATTTGTGGTTGCTTACAAGTAGATAGATCAACGTTTTGGGTATGATAGTCCTCCCTCCCGCATTTGATCAAACTTGCAAAAACACAAAATCAACACCATTCATCGATACAAAATCCGACACTCTTTGTATTACCTTGTCTATCACAATAACGTATGATCAACTAATGTATTAGGGAATTAAAGCTAGCATTCTCGACTCTTTGATCAATCCAAGCTCTCATATCACCCAACACCAAATTAGCATTCTCGTCGGGCTCGCCTTGTATCAACGAGTGGTACATCCCTTCATACAACTTCAAAGTCTTGTCCTCGCTACTGGCCTTGTCGTACAATTTCTCGGAGCCCGATGCGCAAGCTAGCCCATCTGATGTCCCGTGAGCCGTAAAGAATGGAATGGTGACCTTGTCGAAGTTGTTCTGAACATACTCGCACTGTCTTTGTAACTCCCTCATTGTTCCCACTCTAGGCTTCCCCGTGTACCTTCTTGGGTTGCTCGCGATGATCTTCAATTTCTCGGGATCTTTGATGGCTTTGCCGACCATCTTGTTGTCCGGCATTGCGGCCCAGGTGTCCGCCAAACCAAATAGCAGTCCATATGCGAATAAGTGTACCTTCAAAATGCAGACACATTTTGTAAAGGATATACCGTAATATTCCTCCCAGATTGTAAATACAAATCTTCCCCAATCTTTCACTGATAAGATACGACCAACGTTTAGTGTAAGATTTCAAAATGCAAAAAGGATTATACAAAAAACACAAAATTCAGAGCTAAATTTTTCACAAACTTTTGATCAGATATCAGAACTTGAACAGTCAATCAATTCAAACGAAAGAATACCTTAGAAGGCTTCATTGGTTCAGGAATGACGAACAACGGAGCCGAGAAGATCAAACCTGTCCATAAACCCTTCTCCGATTGGAAGTACATCAACAGCGTCGCAAGCCCGCCCATGGATTCCCCAAGCAAAAAAGCTGGCAAGTCCTTGTACTCCTCGCTAACCCTCACACTCTGAAAGAAACAAAGGGAAGCGGCAGCGACTTTATCGAGGTCTCCGAGGTAGCACTTTAGCCCGTCGCTTCGGCCGTGGCCGAGGAGATCGGCGGCGAAGACCGCATAACCCCAGTTGGCGTAATTCATGCAGAACTTCTGGAAAAGCCATCCGGTGTCGGACCCGTAGCCGTGGGTCATGAAGACGGTGGCTTTGATGGGTTGGGCGGGATCTAGGGGGAGGAATGATTGGGTGAATAGTTTGCCGTGTGGGGTTTGGAAGTAGGATTTGGCGTTGCGGACGCCTTGGGAAGTGTAGTACTCTTCCTCCGGCGTGTCGCCCCAGAAGTTCGGAGGCGGATGGTGTTGTTCCGGCGGCATAATGGAGGGGGAGAATGGTGGGAATTTGGGACGGCGTGGGCTTTTATGTGGTGGGTTTCAGTGTTTCACCAAACGTGATATTTTGGGGACGCGGTGGTGGGTGAGGGAGTTGGTGAACTAACACCGTGGGGTCTATTCTCTTTTATTTCATTTGataaatggcaaaaacttgtgtgagacagtctcacgggttatatttgtgagacggatcttttatttgggtaatccatgaaaaagtattacttattatgctaagagtattactttttattgtgaatatgggtagggttgacccgtctcacggattaagatccgtgagacggtctcacatgagacctactcttgatAAAATTGGAGATAAATTTTTACATCCAAATATAAATGGGGGATTTGTCAAAAAATCCCTATACCCATTCTTAACTTACTCTTTATTCTCTATCCCACTAAAACTTTGTTTCAACTCCCCgtttcttttaaattttcaaatttaccattatatctttattttgaagaattgatttttcttttgtaaataatggcccatcatgcttccgaaaaataaattaaatcttttacctctttgaccggagtaccaccgggttatatccaccgtattttacgaactgctcctcacagtccaaccacacgatcgcaaccgatggttactgacgcagattccttcagcagcacttggcacaaccctaattcgtttcctaccttagggtgtacaataaaagataaaattttgaaaataatacatgagaggggctaaAAGCAAAGatttcttttattcaaacacaataattttattgatacatagtaacctcctgtagaggaggagaaacttgtttagctactaatagtagctgaactcaatacacacataaacttgaaagaaaatattactgtttgggctaaaaataatttaattacaagCCCAAGTTAATTCTGAAGCCCAATTAAATAAGCCCATAACAGACTAATTCTTAATCGATTCAAAACTGATCACTGAGCGCGGAAGAGAAAAAGAACGTGGGAGGATAGGTAGAAATCGTGGCATTAATGGAGCAGATAGTGGAGATCATGGGGGAGTGGAGAAAGAGGACACAGCGGCTAGGAAGAAAAAGGAGATCGGCAACACAGGACAACACACACAACTCTACAGACAAATCTGCAAAAGCTCTCTGCTAAAATTCCAATATTCAAGCAATAGTTTTTCAAGCTTTCCAGCAAATTTCTAGCAATTTACGTCTTCTCGTTTTAGATTTCATCAACTCgatttgttatatttttatgtcttgtaaattcctacggtttattgaaaatataaacaatgtcaGGGGTTTATTCTTCAAATTCCAatagttttcttcattttggcgttatagttgttttaggagattagaaccgacggtcaaatttagaattcactTTCGTTtgttttagaagttagatttttatcattttcacacaaatcggtgcactttcgcacctggcacgcccgcaacaccaaatattgtgcaaacatatttttggcacGCCCGGTGGGACCATCACTATGCCGCCAAGAAGAAAGGAAAACGTGAATCAGGAGGGTGGGGAGTCTCTGGCGAATCAAGAGGGAACTCAAGCGCCTCAGCCAGAACAACACGTTGTTGAACCACAGGTTGAAGAAATGGATCTACAGATTTCTACTACTAATGACCAAGTCTCAAACAGGGTGATTGGAGAACTGACTGATACAAAGATTGAGGAAATCTCACTGGCATTATCTAAGGCGATGGCTGACTGTTTGAAATCCATTTTGTGTAAGCCGAGTAAGTCCCTTCGAGGAGAGCAAAATACTACTGGCAAAGAGGCTGACCAAGGAAGCAAACAAGTCCAGGGAAGTAATCAATTCACTGAACTCGACCAGGGAGTGGGACATTCAAAGGCTGGCGATGCTCGCCGCCCAGAGTTCGCACCCCCAAACCAACAGGAAGAAAGGTACACGCCTTCACATAACAGGGAGGAAACTTTAGGTGGAAGAGTTCGGCCATATCCACGTACAGATGGAGTGGGGAGTTCGAAACAACCTGTTAACCAAGTCCATGCGATTACTAATCCTTTGTATCAACCAAGAATGGATGATGATATACCACACTTGGGTTATCAGGGAGTTGATGGAAGTTTTCAAGGATGGAATGCTGGTTACAGTACAGGGGCTCAGACTCGGGGGGCAAACTATTATCACCATCTGCTCCCCAACAGAAATGCAGCAGTGATCGATCATGATGTGGTGAGAGAAACTGTTCAAGAGCTATATGGGCCGGCCTTGAGACAAATTGGCCgcccaaaatttctcaagccaTACCCCGACTACGTAGATGTCAACAATCCATTTCCCAAAGGTTACAAGGTACCAGATTTCAGCCTATTTTCTGGAGAAAATAGTCAATCTAGCCTTGAACACATTGCAAGGTTCACTATAAGGTGTGGGGAGCTGGAAAACTTGGAAAACTTTACTAATTTGAAGCTGAGATTGTTCCCAAATACCCTTACTGGCACAGCATTTTCTTGGTATGCCACACTTCCCCGAAACTCAATCTTAAGTTGGCGAGATATGGAGAAGAAATTCCATACTCAGTTTTACCGAACTGAGCATGAGGTGTGCATCGCTGATTTGTCAAGGATGTCTCAGAAGAAAGAAGAAACAATTGATATGTTCATTGATAGGTTTAAGAAAACAAAGAACATGTGCAAGGTGTTTCTGCCAGAGACTGAGTTTGTCAAAATAGCCCAAAAGGGGCTAGACTTTGAGCTCCAGAAGAAGTTTCAAGGTATGGAATTCAGAGATTTTTTTGAACTTGCAGCAAAGGTTGGGGAGTACGAGGAACTATTGACAGAGGAGTCGGCTAAGAAGAAAACAACAGTGAGCTCTTATTACCAAGAGGTAGAAGAGATTTCCCTGGCCGAGATTCGATCGAACGGCTCGTGCATAGTCCCTTTACTCAAGAGAAAATCCACAGAGTCAGATAGGAAGAGCACCACCCAACCTCCTAAGGACATGCAGTACACATTTGATGTTTCCAAGACAGACGACATATTTGATTTTCTGGTTAAAGAAAAATTCATCACTTTTCCACCCGATCATCAAATGCCTGCTAAAGACGATTTGAAAAGTCAAGAATACTGTAAGTATCATGACTCATATAATCATTCCACTAAATTGTGTTGggctttcaaaaatattttgcagGACAGAATTAACCATGGAATCTTGAAGTTCCCTAACAAACATGATTCCATGGCAG
This is a stretch of genomic DNA from Primulina eburnea isolate SZY01 chromosome 11, ASM2296580v1, whole genome shotgun sequence. It encodes these proteins:
- the LOC140805286 gene encoding caffeoylshikimate esterase-like; its protein translation is MPPEQHHPPPNFWGDTPEEEYYTSQGVRNAKSYFQTPHGKLFTQSFLPLDPAQPIKATVFMTHGYGSDTGWLFQKFCMNYANWGYAVFAADLLGHGRSDGLKCYLGDLDKVAAASLCFFQSVRVSEEYKDLPAFLLGESMGGLATLLMYFQSEKGLWTGLIFSAPLFVIPEPMKPSKVHLFAYGLLFGLADTWAAMPDNKMVGKAIKDPEKLKIIASNPRRYTGKPRVGTMRELQRQCEYVQNNFDKVTIPFFTAHGTSDGLACASGSEKLYDKASSEDKTLKLYEGMYHSLIQGEPDENANLVLGDMRAWIDQRVENASFNSLIH
- the LOC140806048 gene encoding uncharacterized protein, which encodes MPPRRKENVNQEGGESLANQEGTQAPQPEQHVVEPQVEEMDLQISTTNDQVSNRVIGELTDTKIEEISLALSKAMADCLKSILCKPSKSLRGEQNTTGKEADQGSKQVQGSNQFTELDQGVGHSKAGDARRPEFAPPNQQEERYTPSHNREETLGGRVRPYPRTDGVGSSKQPVNQVHAITNPLYQPRMDDDIPHLGYQGVDGSFQGWNAGYSTGAQTRGANYYHHLLPNRNAAVIDHDVVRETVQELYGPALRQIGRPKFLKPYPDYVDVNNPFPKGYKVPDFSLFSGENSQSSLEHIARFTIRCGELENLENFTNLKLRLFPNTLTGTAFSWYATLPRNSILSWRDMEKKFHTQFYRTEHEVCIADLSRMSQKKEETIDMFIDRFKKTKNMCKVFLPETEFVKIAQKGLDFELQKKFQGMEFRDFFELAAKVGEYEELLTEESAKKKTTVSSYYQEVEEISLAEIRSNGSCIVPLLKRKSTESDRKSTTQPPKDMQYTFDVSKTDDIFDFLDRINHGILKFPNKHDSMAVDDDSFLPVASVHVNVTDLKNLLKEKRSRSFAVKDLIIKKCWIPKGQLFEANGRNSTDRVRTVQQHFPRNIGESAAYRPRNQHFFERPVHENQGFRGESSCNQYQRYSNKRDTYGVEPRQMEINKKSADQDREWRVDEISKGKMIESRRERPRYVLPARGEFSESWRMAQHKTFPRPPTRTQKRRLLRERAIARREESAKLRKKPTIDSPVIRDQVGSKSKFGRSATEDKLVDADDDLLSEEDDQREKTINFYVGEFHITVDCATGVVILPQRFKMMEEEDGELMSQESVQKKEHANKLPEGSSRVIIKQGHPNKPQQVILEKPTPAMTKHIRPLYIKAHVNGKPVSRVLIDNGSAVNVLPVRMLKSLGKNEEDLIPSEVSVAAFTGETTKTIGVFPADVTVGSMSSLCAFFVVNSSANFQALLGRDWIHANQCIPSSMHQLLLFWKGDDVEVVEADGQPFQTSASAVEVRYYNGDFGPIKIRSNSKKENPLYMQTPTPSSVLERILKPTVLVPSRPIIQPLIEEIDG